A window of the Lolium perenne isolate Kyuss_39 chromosome 7, Kyuss_2.0, whole genome shotgun sequence genome harbors these coding sequences:
- the LOC139834038 gene encoding uncharacterized protein, translated as MADSSNEFFYDHVIDTSSDKFDDDSEILVAVALLIHEHEENQIMHGVRAYDDYFHLKKDATVVQVFADEYLRQPNVANTAQLLSINQSRGFPGYHNDIRVLQRSPVFSRLAEGNAPMVNYEINGHHYDKGYYLADGIYPRWSTFVKTINNPKDEKESRFAKEQEAAMKDVEQPFGMLQSRWAIVRHPARTWSKETMWEVMIACVIMQNMIVEEERDDNVYDQGWEFQGDLVAPEPGPPTDLVDFLHVHHELRDLATHSRLQNDLVQHMWNHVGNQ; from the exons ATGGCGGATAGTTCAAACGAGTTTttctacgaccatgtcatcgacACATCGTCGGACAAGTTTGATGATGATAGCGAGATCCTAGTAGCCGTGGCTCTTCTCATCCATGAGCACGAAGAGAACCAA ATTATGCACGGAGTGAGGGCTTATGATGACTACTTCCACTTAAAGAAGGATGCCACAG TTGTTCAGGTGTTTGCAGATGAATACTTGAGGCAACCAAATGTTGCCAACACTGCCCAGCTCTTGTCAATCAATCAGTCAAGAGGATTTCCTG GCTATCACAATGACATCAGGGTGCTTCAGCGATCTCCGGTGTTCTCTCGACTTGCAGAGGGTAATGCTCCAATggtcaactatgagatcaatggccaccactatGACAAAGGGtactatctagccgatggtatctaTCCTCGCTGGTccacatttgtgaagacaatcaaCAATCCTAAAGATGAGAAAGAGAGTAGGTTTGCTAAAGAGCAAGAAGCTGCTATGAAGGATGTGGAGCAGCCATTTGGTATGCTACAATCTCGTTGGGCTATTGTTCGGCACCCTGCTAGGACATGGAGCAAGGAGACAATGTGGGAGGTCATGattgcttgtgtgatcatgcagaaCATGATCGTGGAGGAGGAGCGTGATGACAACGTGTATGACCAAGGCTGGGAATTTCAAGGTGATCTGGTTGCGCCCGAGCCCGGACCGCCGACAGACTTGGTAGATTTTCTTCATGTGCACCATGAACTGCGAGACCTTGCAACTCACAGCCGCCTCCAGAATGATTTGGTCCAACATATGTGGAATCATGTTGGAAACCAATAG